One Rhea pennata isolate bPtePen1 chromosome 3, bPtePen1.pri, whole genome shotgun sequence DNA segment encodes these proteins:
- the STMN4 gene encoding stathmin-4 isoform X2, whose translation MKELPLVSLFCSCFLSDPLNKPAYTYEDTVDLTWCVISDMEVIELNKRTSGQSFEVILKPPSFDGIPEFNASLPRRRDPSLEEIQKKLEAAEERRKYQEAELLKHLAEKREHEREVIQKAIEENNNFIKMAKEKLAQKMESNKENREAHLAAMLERLQEKVCSQPQHGRSHSHHLQLPPKHPFCKELAQCPSPNASASLGSETESTR comes from the exons ATGAAGGAGCTGCCTCTCGTCTCCCTGTTTTGCTCCTGCTTCCTCTCGGACCCCTTGAACAAGCCAGCATACACTTACGAAG ACACAGTAGATCTCACCTGGTGCGTCATCTCCGACATGGAAGTCATCGAGCTCAACAAGCGCACTTCAGGGCAGTCTTTTGAGGTGATCCTGAAGCCCCCCTCCTTTGACGGCATCCCCGAGTTCAATGCCTCCCTGCCGCGGCGGCGTGATCCTTCCCTGGAGGAGATCCAGAAGAAGCTGGAGGCAGCCGAGGAGCGAAGGAAA TACCAAGAGGCCGAGCTCCTGAAGCACCTGGCGGAGAAGCGGGAGCACGAGCGAGAAGTCATCCAGAAGGCCATTGAGGAGAACAATAACTTCATCAAAATGGCCAAAGAGAAGCTAGCACAGAAGATGGAGTCCAACAAAGAGAACCGTGAGGCCCATTTAGCAGCCATGTTGGAGCGCTTGCAGGAGAAG GTCTGTTCCCAACCTCAGCATGGAAGGTCCCACTCTCACcacctccagctccctccaaaaCATCCCTTCTGCAAGGAGCTCGCTCAGTGCCCTTCTCCAAACGCCTCAGCTAGCCTTGGGTCAGAGACAGAGAGCACAAGATAA
- the STMN4 gene encoding stathmin-4 isoform X3 produces the protein MKELPLVSLFCSCFLSDPLNKPAYTYEDTVDLTWCVISDMEVIELNKRTSGQSFEVILKPPSFDGIPEFNASLPRRRDPSLEEIQKKLEAAEERRKYQEAELLKHLAEKREHEREVIQKAIEENNNFIKMAKEKLAQKMESNKENREAHLAAMLERLQEKDKHAEEVRKNKELKEEASR, from the exons ATGAAGGAGCTGCCTCTCGTCTCCCTGTTTTGCTCCTGCTTCCTCTCGGACCCCTTGAACAAGCCAGCATACACTTACGAAG ACACAGTAGATCTCACCTGGTGCGTCATCTCCGACATGGAAGTCATCGAGCTCAACAAGCGCACTTCAGGGCAGTCTTTTGAGGTGATCCTGAAGCCCCCCTCCTTTGACGGCATCCCCGAGTTCAATGCCTCCCTGCCGCGGCGGCGTGATCCTTCCCTGGAGGAGATCCAGAAGAAGCTGGAGGCAGCCGAGGAGCGAAGGAAA TACCAAGAGGCCGAGCTCCTGAAGCACCTGGCGGAGAAGCGGGAGCACGAGCGAGAAGTCATCCAGAAGGCCATTGAGGAGAACAATAACTTCATCAAAATGGCCAAAGAGAAGCTAGCACAGAAGATGGAGTCCAACAAAGAGAACCGTGAGGCCCATTTAGCAGCCATGTTGGAGCGCTTGCAGGAGAAG GACAAACATGCGGaagaagtgaggaaaaacaaGGAGCTAAAAGAAGAGGCTTCCAGGTAA
- the STMN4 gene encoding stathmin-4 isoform X1, whose amino-acid sequence MKELPLVSLFCSCFLSDPLNKPAYTYEDTVDLTWCVISDMEVIELNKRTSGQSFEVILKPPSFDGIPEFNASLPRRRDPSLEEIQKKLEAAEERRKYQEAELLKHLAEKREHEREVIQKAIEENNNFIKMAKEKLAQKMESNKENREAHLAAMLERLQEKQVCSQPQHGRSHSHHLQLPPKHPFCKELAQCPSPNASASLGSETESTR is encoded by the exons ATGAAGGAGCTGCCTCTCGTCTCCCTGTTTTGCTCCTGCTTCCTCTCGGACCCCTTGAACAAGCCAGCATACACTTACGAAG ACACAGTAGATCTCACCTGGTGCGTCATCTCCGACATGGAAGTCATCGAGCTCAACAAGCGCACTTCAGGGCAGTCTTTTGAGGTGATCCTGAAGCCCCCCTCCTTTGACGGCATCCCCGAGTTCAATGCCTCCCTGCCGCGGCGGCGTGATCCTTCCCTGGAGGAGATCCAGAAGAAGCTGGAGGCAGCCGAGGAGCGAAGGAAA TACCAAGAGGCCGAGCTCCTGAAGCACCTGGCGGAGAAGCGGGAGCACGAGCGAGAAGTCATCCAGAAGGCCATTGAGGAGAACAATAACTTCATCAAAATGGCCAAAGAGAAGCTAGCACAGAAGATGGAGTCCAACAAAGAGAACCGTGAGGCCCATTTAGCAGCCATGTTGGAGCGCTTGCAGGAGAAG CAGGTCTGTTCCCAACCTCAGCATGGAAGGTCCCACTCTCACcacctccagctccctccaaaaCATCCCTTCTGCAAGGAGCTCGCTCAGTGCCCTTCTCCAAACGCCTCAGCTAGCCTTGGGTCAGAGACAGAGAGCACAAGATAA
- the LOC134138940 gene encoding angiopoietin-related protein 7-like, whose protein sequence is MRCTGLSLGAIFICLMNVCPCTSCARLGLVSLFLVAALNDPSLQKPLAVAESYSYDEGLQEGTGLIQCGEYSNQVLPDGRCKIIATLPQLDEQRCPDMFRCTDEVSYWLHENEERKQQIIELRELISELQEELRNHRHRIKVLELQHEEVASRNRTVEQRVQDLEQRYSEASTLQHIQATLLYDMQAQINNISVLTDWTRRIPGCFGPAEMRLQEEMHHPEVKHARNCPIDCASVYYNGLRRSGIYSIMPSVGGTPIEVLCEMDTEGGGWTVIQKRQDGSVDFNRTWNEYKEGFGDLNGEFWLGNENIHKVTSQGDYSLRIDLEDWNSKHKHAFYQVFSIEDETNYYRLHVDGFSGTVEDSFAWYHNKRSFSTPDSGNICAEISHGGWWYHQCFFSNLNGVYYKGGRYSIKNRKILGPDGVVWYSWKDTDYYSLKKVVMMIRPRTFRPHISP, encoded by the exons ATGAGATGTACAGGGTTATCCCTGGGGGCCATCTTCATCTGCCTCATGAATGTCTGTCCTTGCACGAGCTGTGCCAGGCTGGGGTTGGTATCACTATTTTTGGTAGCCGCCCTGAACGACCCCTCGCTGCAGAAACCCCTGGCTGTGGCGGAAAGCTACAGCTACGACGAGGGGCTCCAGGAGGGCACTGGCCTGATCCAGTGTGGGGAGTACAGCAACCAGGTGCTGCCTGACGGCCGGTGTAAGATCATAGCGACATTGCCACAGCTGGATGAGCAGCGGTGCCCGGACATGTTTCGCTGCACCGATGAGGTCTCCTACTGGCTCCACGAGAATGAGGAGCGCAAGCAGCAGATCATCGAGCTGCGGGAGCTGatctcagagctgcaggaggagctgaGGAACCACCGCCACCGCATCAAAGTCCTGGAACTCCAG CACGAGGAGGTGGCAAGCCGCAACCGCACCGTGGAGCAGCGCGTGCAGGACCTGGAGCAGCGCTACAGCGAGGCCAGCACCTTGCAGCACATCCAGGCCACGCTGCTCTACGACATGCAGGCGCAGATAAACAACATCTCCGTGCTGACGGACTGGACCCGGCGCATCCCCGGCTGCTTCGGCCCCGCTGAGAtgaggctgcaggaggagaTGCACCATCCAG AGGTAAAGCATGCAAGGAACTGCCCCATTGACTGTGCTTCGGTTTACTACAACGGGCTCCGGAGATCAGGGATCTACAGCATCATGCCCTCGGTTGGAGGGACGCCTATTGAAGTATTGTGTGAAATGGACACAGAAG GTGGGGGCTGGACAGTCATACAGAAGCGTCAGGATGGCTCAGTTGACTTCAATCGGACCTGGAATGAGTATAAAGAGGGCTTTGGGGATCTCAATGGTGAGTTCTGGCTGGGCAATGAGAACATACACAAGGTCACGAGCCAAGGGGACTACTCTCTGCGTATTGACCTGGAGGACTGGAACAGCAAGCACAAGCACGCCTTCTACCAAGTCTTCAG CATTGAGGACGAGACAAACTATTACCGCCTGCATGTGGATGGGTTCAGTGGGACGGTGGAGGATTCCTTTGCCTGGTACCACAACAAGAGGAGCTTCAGCACACCTGACTCGGGGAACATCTGTGCTGAGATTTCCCATGGAGGCTGGTGGTACCATCAGTGCTTTTTCTCCAACCTCAATGGGGTGTACTACAAG GGTGGCCGATACTCCATTAAAAACCGCAAGATACTGGGGCCGGATGGTGTTGTGTGGTACTCATGGAAGGACACAGACTACTACTCCCTGAAGAAGGTTGTCATGATGATTCGACCACGCACTTTTCGGCCCCATATCTCCCCATGA
- the STMN4 gene encoding stathmin-4 isoform X6 codes for MTLAAYKEKMKELPLVSLFCSCFLSDPLNKPAYTYEDTVDLTWCVISDMEVIELNKRTSGQSFEVILKPPSFDGIPEFNASLPRRRDPSLEEIQKKLEAAEERRKYQEAELLKHLAEKREHEREVIQKAIEENNNFIKMAKEKLAQKMESNKENREAHLAAMLERLQEKDKHAEEVRKNKELKEEASR; via the exons ATGACTCTGGCTG CTTACAAGGAGAAGATGAAGGAGCTGCCTCTCGTCTCCCTGTTTTGCTCCTGCTTCCTCTCGGACCCCTTGAACAAGCCAGCATACACTTACGAAG ACACAGTAGATCTCACCTGGTGCGTCATCTCCGACATGGAAGTCATCGAGCTCAACAAGCGCACTTCAGGGCAGTCTTTTGAGGTGATCCTGAAGCCCCCCTCCTTTGACGGCATCCCCGAGTTCAATGCCTCCCTGCCGCGGCGGCGTGATCCTTCCCTGGAGGAGATCCAGAAGAAGCTGGAGGCAGCCGAGGAGCGAAGGAAA TACCAAGAGGCCGAGCTCCTGAAGCACCTGGCGGAGAAGCGGGAGCACGAGCGAGAAGTCATCCAGAAGGCCATTGAGGAGAACAATAACTTCATCAAAATGGCCAAAGAGAAGCTAGCACAGAAGATGGAGTCCAACAAAGAGAACCGTGAGGCCCATTTAGCAGCCATGTTGGAGCGCTTGCAGGAGAAG GACAAACATGCGGaagaagtgaggaaaaacaaGGAGCTAAAAGAAGAGGCTTCCAGGTAA
- the STMN4 gene encoding stathmin-4 isoform X4 — MTLAAYKEKMKELPLVSLFCSCFLSDPLNKPAYTYEDTVDLTWCVISDMEVIELNKRTSGQSFEVILKPPSFDGIPEFNASLPRRRDPSLEEIQKKLEAAEERRKYQEAELLKHLAEKREHEREVIQKAIEENNNFIKMAKEKLAQKMESNKENREAHLAAMLERLQEKQVCSQPQHGRSHSHHLQLPPKHPFCKELAQCPSPNASASLGSETESTR, encoded by the exons ATGACTCTGGCTG CTTACAAGGAGAAGATGAAGGAGCTGCCTCTCGTCTCCCTGTTTTGCTCCTGCTTCCTCTCGGACCCCTTGAACAAGCCAGCATACACTTACGAAG ACACAGTAGATCTCACCTGGTGCGTCATCTCCGACATGGAAGTCATCGAGCTCAACAAGCGCACTTCAGGGCAGTCTTTTGAGGTGATCCTGAAGCCCCCCTCCTTTGACGGCATCCCCGAGTTCAATGCCTCCCTGCCGCGGCGGCGTGATCCTTCCCTGGAGGAGATCCAGAAGAAGCTGGAGGCAGCCGAGGAGCGAAGGAAA TACCAAGAGGCCGAGCTCCTGAAGCACCTGGCGGAGAAGCGGGAGCACGAGCGAGAAGTCATCCAGAAGGCCATTGAGGAGAACAATAACTTCATCAAAATGGCCAAAGAGAAGCTAGCACAGAAGATGGAGTCCAACAAAGAGAACCGTGAGGCCCATTTAGCAGCCATGTTGGAGCGCTTGCAGGAGAAG CAGGTCTGTTCCCAACCTCAGCATGGAAGGTCCCACTCTCACcacctccagctccctccaaaaCATCCCTTCTGCAAGGAGCTCGCTCAGTGCCCTTCTCCAAACGCCTCAGCTAGCCTTGGGTCAGAGACAGAGAGCACAAGATAA
- the STMN4 gene encoding stathmin-4 isoform X5, whose amino-acid sequence MTLAAYKEKMKELPLVSLFCSCFLSDPLNKPAYTYEDTVDLTWCVISDMEVIELNKRTSGQSFEVILKPPSFDGIPEFNASLPRRRDPSLEEIQKKLEAAEERRKYQEAELLKHLAEKREHEREVIQKAIEENNNFIKMAKEKLAQKMESNKENREAHLAAMLERLQEKVCSQPQHGRSHSHHLQLPPKHPFCKELAQCPSPNASASLGSETESTR is encoded by the exons ATGACTCTGGCTG CTTACAAGGAGAAGATGAAGGAGCTGCCTCTCGTCTCCCTGTTTTGCTCCTGCTTCCTCTCGGACCCCTTGAACAAGCCAGCATACACTTACGAAG ACACAGTAGATCTCACCTGGTGCGTCATCTCCGACATGGAAGTCATCGAGCTCAACAAGCGCACTTCAGGGCAGTCTTTTGAGGTGATCCTGAAGCCCCCCTCCTTTGACGGCATCCCCGAGTTCAATGCCTCCCTGCCGCGGCGGCGTGATCCTTCCCTGGAGGAGATCCAGAAGAAGCTGGAGGCAGCCGAGGAGCGAAGGAAA TACCAAGAGGCCGAGCTCCTGAAGCACCTGGCGGAGAAGCGGGAGCACGAGCGAGAAGTCATCCAGAAGGCCATTGAGGAGAACAATAACTTCATCAAAATGGCCAAAGAGAAGCTAGCACAGAAGATGGAGTCCAACAAAGAGAACCGTGAGGCCCATTTAGCAGCCATGTTGGAGCGCTTGCAGGAGAAG GTCTGTTCCCAACCTCAGCATGGAAGGTCCCACTCTCACcacctccagctccctccaaaaCATCCCTTCTGCAAGGAGCTCGCTCAGTGCCCTTCTCCAAACGCCTCAGCTAGCCTTGGGTCAGAGACAGAGAGCACAAGATAA